Proteins encoded together in one Anoxybacillus flavithermus window:
- a CDS encoding UPF0223 family protein has protein sequence MKYAYPIDYSWSTEEIIDVIKFYEGVEQAYEQGIEREQFMNLYRRFKQIVPSKAEERKLCDEFEKVSGYSSYQTIKKGKELSNGEIVKM, from the coding sequence ATGAAATATGCTTATCCGATTGATTACAGCTGGTCGACAGAAGAAATCATCGACGTTATTAAATTTTACGAAGGCGTTGAACAAGCGTACGAACAAGGGATTGAACGAGAGCAATTCATGAACTTATATCGCCGCTTTAAACAAATCGTTCCAAGCAAAGCGGAAGAGCGAAAACTGTGCGATGAATTTGAAAAAGTAAGCGGCTATTCGTCGTACCAAACAATCAAAAAAGGAAAAGAGTTGTCCAACGGAGAGATTGTGAAAATGTAA
- a CDS encoding NAD(P)H-dependent flavin oxidoreductase, protein MNWNTRVTELLGIRYPIIQGGLAYLAYADLAAAVSNAGGLGQITAMSLETPDALREEIKKVREKTDKPFGVNFAIGQHGRPFAHMLDVAIEENVPVISMTGGNPAPIFEQLQGVPVKKLVLVAAVRQAVKAEELGADAVMVVGQEGGGHLGKHDIGTFVLVPRVVDSVSIPVIASGGIGDGRGLMAALALGAEGIEMGTRFIATKECIHAHPVYKQMLVERTESDTVVIKRSLGAPARALLNEWTEKILQFEREGKGYEQLKEYISGQANKRFIYDGNTEEGFAWAGQVIGLIHDVPTVSELFGRMINEAEQIRTRWAN, encoded by the coding sequence GTGAACTGGAACACGAGGGTAACCGAGCTGTTAGGCATTCGTTATCCGATTATTCAAGGAGGGTTAGCGTATTTAGCATATGCCGATTTAGCGGCGGCGGTATCGAATGCCGGGGGGCTCGGGCAAATTACAGCGATGTCGCTTGAGACGCCAGATGCGTTGCGGGAAGAAATTAAAAAAGTGCGGGAAAAAACGGACAAACCGTTTGGTGTGAATTTTGCGATCGGACAACATGGGCGTCCGTTTGCGCACATGCTTGACGTAGCGATTGAAGAAAACGTGCCGGTCATTTCGATGACAGGTGGAAACCCTGCTCCGATTTTTGAGCAGTTACAAGGCGTGCCGGTGAAAAAGCTTGTGCTCGTGGCGGCGGTACGCCAAGCAGTGAAAGCAGAGGAGCTCGGCGCAGATGCGGTTATGGTCGTCGGGCAAGAAGGGGGCGGACATCTCGGCAAACACGATATCGGAACGTTCGTCCTAGTGCCGCGCGTCGTCGATTCCGTATCGATTCCTGTCATCGCGTCAGGCGGCATTGGCGACGGGCGTGGGCTGATGGCTGCCCTTGCGCTTGGAGCGGAAGGAATCGAGATGGGCACGCGCTTTATTGCGACAAAAGAGTGCATTCATGCCCATCCTGTGTACAAACAAATGCTTGTGGAACGTACAGAAAGCGACACCGTCGTCATTAAACGATCGCTCGGTGCCCCTGCGCGCGCTTTGTTGAACGAATGGACGGAAAAAATTTTACAGTTTGAACGAGAAGGAAAAGGGTATGAACAACTAAAAGAGTACATTAGCGGACAAGCGAATAAGCGGTTCATTTACGACGGCAATACGGAAGAAGGGTTTGCATGGGCGGGACAAGTGATCGGACTTATTCACGATGTGCCGACCGTTAGCGAACTTTTTGGGCGCATGATAAACGAGGCGGAACAAATTCGCACCCGTTGGGCAAACTAA
- a CDS encoding aminotransferase class I/II-fold pyridoxal phosphate-dependent enzyme produces the protein MSQYETPLFTGLLEHIKKNPIQFHIPGHKKGAGMDEQFRSFIGENALAMDLINIGPLDDLHQPKGMIKRAQQLAAEAFGADYTFFSVQGTSGAIMTMVMSVAGPGDKIIVPRNVHKSVMSAIVFSGATPIFVHPEIDKELGISHGITPEAVEAALKQHPDAKGVLVINPTYFGIAGDLKRIVDIAHAYGVPVLVDEAHGVHIHFHEELPLSAMQAGADMAATSVHKLGGSMTQSSILNVKEGLVSPKRVQAILSMLTTTSTSYLLLASLDVARKRLATEGHELAEQAIRLANETRKQINDIDYLYCVGKEILGTEATFDYDPTKLIISVKELGLTGYDVEKWLRERYNIEVELSDLYNILCIITPGDTEQETNVLVDALRHLSNEFRHQAEVGKKAEVILPDIPVLALTPRDAFYAETEVVPFDESAGRIIAEFVMVYPPGIPIFIPGEIITEENLNYIRKNIEVGLPVQGPEDDTLRTLRVIKEHHRR, from the coding sequence TTGTCACAGTATGAAACACCGTTATTTACCGGACTGTTAGAGCATATAAAGAAAAATCCGATTCAATTTCATATTCCTGGCCATAAAAAAGGAGCAGGCATGGACGAGCAGTTTCGCTCCTTTATTGGAGAAAATGCGTTAGCGATGGATTTAATTAATATCGGTCCGCTTGATGATTTACATCAGCCAAAAGGAATGATTAAACGGGCGCAACAGCTAGCAGCGGAAGCGTTTGGAGCGGACTATACGTTTTTCTCCGTGCAAGGAACGAGCGGAGCGATTATGACGATGGTCATGTCTGTCGCAGGACCTGGGGATAAAATTATCGTCCCACGAAACGTGCATAAATCCGTTATGTCTGCCATCGTCTTTTCGGGAGCGACACCGATTTTCGTTCATCCTGAAATTGATAAAGAGCTCGGCATTTCGCACGGCATTACACCAGAAGCGGTAGAAGCGGCATTAAAGCAACATCCCGACGCCAAAGGGGTGCTCGTCATTAACCCGACATACTTCGGCATTGCTGGCGACTTGAAACGCATCGTTGACATTGCGCACGCATACGGCGTTCCTGTTCTTGTGGACGAGGCGCACGGTGTGCACATTCACTTTCATGAAGAGTTGCCACTATCAGCGATGCAAGCAGGTGCGGATATGGCAGCGACGAGCGTGCATAAACTAGGCGGTTCGATGACGCAAAGCTCCATTTTAAACGTGAAAGAAGGGCTTGTGTCACCGAAGCGCGTGCAAGCGATTTTAAGCATGTTAACGACGACATCAACATCTTACTTATTGCTCGCTTCGCTCGATGTCGCGCGTAAACGGCTAGCGACAGAAGGACATGAGCTTGCGGAACAAGCGATTCGCCTGGCAAATGAAACGCGGAAGCAAATTAACGACATCGATTATTTATATTGCGTCGGAAAAGAAATTCTCGGGACAGAAGCAACGTTTGATTACGATCCGACAAAGCTCATTATTTCAGTCAAAGAGCTTGGACTCACTGGCTACGACGTGGAAAAATGGCTTCGTGAACGCTACAATATTGAAGTCGAATTGTCGGATTTATATAACATTTTATGTATTATTACACCGGGCGATACGGAGCAGGAAACGAACGTATTAGTTGATGCGCTTCGTCATTTATCGAATGAATTTCGCCATCAAGCGGAAGTCGGGAAAAAAGCGGAAGTGATTTTACCAGATATTCCTGTGCTTGCGCTTACGCCGCGTGATGCGTTTTATGCGGAAACAGAAGTCGTGCCGTTTGACGAATCGGCAGGGCGCATTATCGCGGAGTTTGTCATGGTATATCCACCTGGCATCCCGATTTTTATTCCGGGCGAAATTATTACGGAAGAAAATTTAAATTACATTCGCAAAAATATCGAAGTCGGCTTGCCTGTTCAAGGTCCAGAAGACGATACGTTGCGAACGTTGCGCGTCATTAAAGAACATCATAGACGATAA
- a CDS encoding GapA-binding peptide SR1P, which translates to MGTIVCQTCNATIDHFEDEKVTVLYGQCCTCDCEDEE; encoded by the coding sequence ATGGGTACAATTGTATGCCAAACATGCAATGCGACAATCGATCATTTTGAAGATGAAAAAGTAACGGTATTGTACGGTCAATGTTGCACATGCGATTGTGAAGACGAGGAATAA
- a CDS encoding DUF3055 domain-containing protein yields MHVFEKMYDEHEKVKVRFVGFTTKDVRYDFGIVYTSMFFGKPLVICMQTGRSALLDPKDIEDHDYLQRIFRIDTKEQAEDLAEFFSDILPTTPYVEQYE; encoded by the coding sequence ATGCACGTATTTGAAAAAATGTATGATGAGCATGAAAAAGTAAAAGTGAGGTTCGTCGGTTTTACGACAAAAGACGTTCGCTACGATTTTGGCATCGTTTATACGAGCATGTTTTTTGGCAAACCACTTGTCATCTGTATGCAAACAGGCCGCTCCGCTCTCCTCGACCCGAAAGACATCGAAGACCACGACTACTTACAACGAATATTTCGCATCGACACAAAAGAACAAGCTGAAGATTTAGCTGAATTTTTCTCAGACATTTTACCAACGACACCTTATGTTGAACAATATGAGTAA
- a CDS encoding DUF1885 family protein: MAHTATIELVPASTWETVTLEQCKQLLEQFRDIARKTGEQLGWDYEQYAFPYDIVINEDRIILVGKDARYHMIECRIHERAVEFALSKQATHGDKGKANELCKFFAKRMAGKLHLFNGRVMYYYKR; encoded by the coding sequence ATGGCTCATACAGCTACCATTGAACTTGTCCCTGCATCAACGTGGGAGACGGTGACGTTAGAACAATGCAAACAACTGCTCGAACAATTTCGCGATATCGCGCGCAAAACGGGCGAACAGCTTGGCTGGGACTACGAACAGTACGCTTTTCCATACGATATCGTCATAAACGAAGACCGCATCATTCTCGTCGGAAAAGATGCACGTTATCATATGATTGAATGCCGCATTCATGAGCGTGCGGTGGAGTTTGCTTTATCGAAACAAGCGACGCATGGCGATAAAGGAAAAGCGAATGAACTATGTAAATTTTTCGCTAAACGAATGGCAGGAAAACTGCATTTATTTAACGGGCGAGTGATGTATTATTACAAACGATAA
- the lpdA gene encoding dihydrolipoyl dehydrogenase, which produces MVVGDFAIETETLVVGAGPGGYVAAIRAAQLGQKVTIVEKGNLGGVCLNVGCIPSKALISAGHRYEIATHSQDMGIFAENVKVDFSKVQEWKASVVKKLTGGVESLLKGNKVEIVRGEAYFVDENTVRVMTENSAQTYKFKNAIIATGSRPIELPAFKFSKRVLDSTGALNLPEIPKSMVVIGGGYIGTELGTAYANFGTKITILEGADEILSGFEKQMSAVVRRRLKKKGVDVFTNALAKGVEEREDGVTVTFEVNGETKTVDAEYVLVTVGRRPNTEEMGLEQIGIKMTERGLIEIDKQCRTSVPNIYAIGDIVAGPPLAHKASYEGKIAAEAIAGHPSEIDYLAIPAVVFSDPECASVGYFEKQAIEEGIDVITAKFPFGANGRALALNETDGFLKLVLTKDDGVIIGAQIVGPNASDMIAELGLAIEAGMTAEDIAMTIHAHPTLGEITMEAAEVAIGSPIHIINK; this is translated from the coding sequence ATGGTAGTAGGCGATTTCGCAATTGAAACAGAAACTCTCGTCGTCGGTGCAGGTCCTGGCGGTTACGTCGCAGCGATTCGTGCGGCGCAGCTCGGCCAAAAAGTAACGATCGTTGAAAAAGGAAACCTCGGCGGTGTGTGCTTAAACGTTGGATGTATTCCATCGAAAGCGCTCATCTCTGCCGGTCATCGTTACGAAATTGCAACACATTCACAAGATATGGGTATTTTTGCAGAAAACGTAAAAGTTGACTTTTCAAAAGTGCAAGAATGGAAAGCGAGCGTCGTGAAAAAATTAACAGGTGGCGTAGAAAGTTTATTAAAAGGAAATAAAGTCGAAATCGTGCGCGGCGAAGCGTATTTTGTTGACGAAAATACCGTTCGCGTCATGACAGAAAATAGCGCGCAAACGTACAAATTTAAAAACGCCATTATCGCAACAGGTTCTCGCCCAATCGAGCTGCCAGCGTTTAAATTTTCAAAGCGCGTCCTTGACTCGACAGGCGCATTAAACTTGCCTGAAATTCCAAAATCAATGGTCGTCATCGGCGGCGGTTACATCGGTACAGAATTAGGAACAGCATACGCAAACTTCGGAACGAAAATTACGATTTTAGAAGGCGCGGATGAAATTTTATCTGGCTTCGAAAAACAAATGAGCGCTGTCGTTCGTCGTCGCTTGAAGAAAAAAGGAGTAGACGTCTTTACAAACGCGCTTGCGAAAGGTGTCGAAGAGCGTGAAGACGGCGTAACGGTAACATTTGAAGTAAACGGCGAAACGAAAACGGTCGATGCCGAATACGTGCTCGTTACTGTTGGTCGCCGTCCGAACACAGAAGAAATGGGACTTGAACAAATTGGCATCAAAATGACAGAACGCGGTTTAATTGAAATCGACAAGCAATGCCGCACGAGCGTGCCGAACATTTACGCGATCGGTGACATCGTGGCAGGACCACCGCTTGCGCATAAAGCATCATACGAAGGAAAAATTGCGGCAGAAGCGATCGCTGGTCATCCGTCTGAAATTGACTACTTAGCGATTCCAGCTGTTGTCTTCTCCGATCCTGAATGCGCGTCTGTCGGTTACTTTGAAAAACAAGCGATCGAAGAAGGCATTGACGTCATTACCGCAAAATTCCCGTTCGGTGCAAACGGCCGTGCCCTTGCGTTAAACGAAACAGACGGCTTCTTAAAGCTCGTCTTAACGAAAGACGATGGCGTCATTATCGGTGCACAAATCGTCGGACCGAACGCATCGGATATGATCGCAGAGCTTGGCTTAGCGATCGAAGCAGGCATGACAGCTGAAGATATTGCGATGACGATTCATGCGCATCCAACGCTCGGTGAAATTACGATGGAAGCAGCGGAAGTGGCGATCGGTAGCCCAATTCATATTATTAACAAATAA
- a CDS encoding dihydrolipoamide acetyltransferase family protein, with amino-acid sequence MAFEFKLPDIGEGIHEGEIVKWFVKPGDEVNEDDVLCEVQNDKAVVEIPSPVKGKVLEILVSEGTVATVGQTLIKFDAPGYENLKFKGDHGDEPKVEEKKEEVKQEPAAQSTEPKKRVIAMPSVRKYAREKGVDIRLVQGTGKNGRVLKQDIDAYLAGGAAPQPETKAPQAETVAPAQEQKAAPAPQPVVLEGEFPETREKMSGIRRAIAKAMVNSKHTAPHVTLMDEVDVTKLVAHRKKFKDVAAQKGIKLTFLPYVVKALTSALREYPALNTSIDDATEEIVHKHYYNIGIAADTDKGLLVPVVKHADRKSIFAIAKEINELATKAREGKLMPNEMKGATCTITNIGSAGGQWFTPVINHPEVAILGIGRISEKPIVRDGEIVIAPVLALSLSFDHRMIDGATAQNALNHIKRLLNDPELLLMEA; translated from the coding sequence ATGGCATTTGAATTTAAATTACCGGATATCGGTGAAGGAATTCACGAAGGTGAAATTGTCAAATGGTTTGTAAAGCCGGGCGATGAAGTAAACGAAGACGACGTGCTTTGCGAAGTACAAAACGATAAAGCAGTAGTAGAAATTCCATCTCCAGTCAAAGGAAAAGTATTAGAAATTTTAGTGAGCGAAGGCACAGTCGCAACGGTTGGCCAAACGTTAATTAAATTTGATGCGCCAGGATACGAAAACTTAAAATTCAAAGGCGATCATGGCGATGAGCCAAAAGTAGAAGAAAAGAAAGAAGAAGTAAAACAAGAGCCAGCTGCACAAAGCACGGAGCCGAAAAAACGCGTCATCGCGATGCCATCAGTGCGCAAATATGCGCGTGAAAAAGGTGTCGACATTCGCCTCGTACAAGGAACAGGCAAAAACGGCCGCGTATTAAAACAAGATATCGATGCGTACTTGGCAGGCGGTGCAGCGCCACAACCAGAAACGAAAGCACCACAAGCAGAAACAGTTGCGCCAGCGCAAGAACAAAAAGCGGCACCAGCACCACAGCCAGTTGTTCTTGAAGGCGAGTTCCCAGAAACACGCGAGAAAATGAGCGGCATTCGTCGCGCGATCGCCAAAGCGATGGTGAACTCGAAACATACCGCACCACACGTTACATTAATGGACGAAGTCGATGTGACAAAACTCGTTGCGCATCGTAAGAAATTTAAAGACGTCGCGGCGCAAAAAGGCATTAAGTTAACGTTCTTACCGTATGTCGTTAAAGCGTTAACGTCTGCGCTTCGCGAATATCCAGCGCTTAACACATCCATTGACGATGCAACGGAAGAAATCGTTCATAAACATTACTACAACATCGGAATTGCAGCGGACACAGATAAAGGCTTGCTCGTTCCGGTTGTGAAACATGCCGACCGCAAATCGATTTTTGCGATCGCAAAAGAAATTAACGAGCTTGCAACAAAAGCGCGCGAAGGCAAATTAATGCCAAACGAAATGAAAGGTGCAACGTGCACAATTACAAACATCGGTTCAGCAGGCGGCCAATGGTTTACACCAGTTATTAACCATCCGGAAGTAGCGATTTTAGGTATCGGTCGCATTTCAGAAAAACCGATCGTGCGCGATGGCGAAATTGTTATCGCTCCAGTATTAGCGTTGTCGTTAAGCTTCGACCACCGCATGATCGACGGTGCAACGGCACAAAATGCGTTAAATCATATTAAACGTTTATTAAACGATCCTGAATTATTATTAATGGAGGCGTAA
- a CDS encoding alpha-ketoacid dehydrogenase subunit beta — MAQMTMIQAITDALRVEMRKDPNVLVFGEDVGVNGGVFRATEGLQAEFGEDRVFDTPLAESGIGGLAIGLALQGFRPVPEIQFFGFVYEVMDSISGQMARMRYRSGGRFHAPITVRSPFGGGVHTPELHADSLEGLVAQQPGLKVVIPSTPYDAKGLLISAIRDNDPVIFLEHMKLYRSFRQEVPEGEYTIPIGKADIKREGTDVSVITYGAMVHESLKAAAELEKEGISVEVIDLRTVQPLDIETIIASVEKTGRAVVVQEAQKQAGIAANVVAEINERAILSLEAPVLRVAAPDTVYPFSQAEPVWLPNFKDVIETVKKVMMF, encoded by the coding sequence ATGGCGCAAATGACAATGATTCAAGCAATCACGGATGCGTTGCGCGTAGAAATGCGCAAAGACCCGAACGTTCTTGTGTTCGGTGAAGACGTCGGTGTAAACGGCGGGGTATTCCGCGCGACAGAAGGATTGCAAGCGGAGTTTGGCGAAGATCGCGTATTCGACACACCGCTTGCAGAATCAGGAATCGGTGGTTTAGCGATCGGTTTAGCGTTGCAAGGATTCCGCCCTGTGCCTGAAATTCAATTTTTCGGATTCGTCTATGAAGTGATGGACTCGATTTCTGGTCAAATGGCGCGCATGCGCTATCGTTCTGGCGGACGCTTCCATGCGCCAATTACCGTTCGTTCGCCATTCGGTGGCGGCGTACATACGCCAGAATTGCACGCTGACAGCTTAGAAGGGCTTGTTGCACAACAGCCAGGATTAAAAGTTGTCATCCCATCGACACCGTACGATGCGAAAGGGTTATTAATTTCAGCCATTCGCGACAACGACCCGGTCATTTTCTTAGAGCATATGAAATTGTACCGTTCGTTCCGTCAAGAAGTGCCAGAAGGCGAATATACAATTCCGATCGGAAAAGCAGACATTAAACGTGAAGGAACAGACGTATCGGTCATCACATACGGTGCCATGGTACACGAATCATTAAAAGCAGCAGCGGAACTTGAAAAAGAAGGCATTTCTGTTGAAGTTATTGACTTGCGTACAGTTCAACCGTTAGACATTGAAACGATTATCGCATCAGTTGAAAAAACAGGTCGTGCGGTTGTTGTACAAGAAGCACAAAAACAAGCAGGTATTGCCGCAAACGTTGTTGCAGAAATTAATGAACGTGCGATCCTTAGCCTTGAAGCGCCAGTGTTGCGCGTTGCGGCACCAGATACAGTATATCCGTTCTCGCAAGCAGAGCCGGTATGGTTACCGAACTTTAAAGATGTCATCGAAACAGTGAAAAAAGTAATGATGTTTTAA
- the pdhA gene encoding pyruvate dehydrogenase (acetyl-transferring) E1 component subunit alpha, producing the protein MGKKPLFDVKKQLEKVAEQFPTFQILNEEGEVVNEAAMPDLTDEQLKELMRRMVYTRVLDQRCISLNRQGRLGFYAPTAGQEASQLASHFALEKEDFILPGYRDVPQMIWHGLPLYQAFLFSRGHFHGNQIPEDVNVLPPQIIIGAQIIQAAGVALGMKKRGKKAVAVTYTGDGGASQGDFYEGMNFAGAFNAPAIFIVQNNRFAISTPVEKQSAAKTIAQKAVAAGIPGIQVDGMDPLAVYVAVRDARERAINGGGPTLIETLCFRYGPHTMAGDDPTRYRSKELENEWEKKDPLVRFRKFLENKGLWSEEEENRVIEQAKEDIKEAIKKADETPKQKVTDLMSIMYEEMPAFLKEQYEIYKEKESK; encoded by the coding sequence ATGGGTAAAAAGCCCCTATTTGATGTGAAAAAGCAACTTGAAAAAGTCGCTGAGCAGTTCCCGACATTTCAAATTTTAAACGAAGAAGGCGAAGTCGTAAACGAAGCGGCAATGCCAGATTTAACAGATGAGCAATTAAAAGAGTTAATGCGCCGCATGGTGTATACGCGTGTGCTTGACCAACGTTGCATTTCGTTAAACCGTCAAGGACGTCTCGGCTTCTATGCGCCAACAGCAGGACAAGAAGCGAGCCAATTAGCGAGCCATTTCGCGCTAGAAAAAGAAGACTTCATTTTACCGGGCTATCGTGACGTTCCGCAAATGATTTGGCACGGTTTACCGCTTTACCAAGCATTTTTATTTTCACGCGGACATTTCCATGGCAACCAAATTCCTGAAGATGTAAACGTGTTGCCGCCGCAGATTATTATCGGTGCGCAAATTATTCAAGCAGCCGGCGTTGCGCTCGGCATGAAAAAACGCGGCAAAAAAGCGGTTGCGGTTACATATACAGGTGACGGCGGTGCATCACAAGGGGACTTCTACGAAGGAATGAACTTCGCAGGGGCATTTAACGCACCAGCGATCTTTATCGTTCAAAACAACCGTTTTGCGATTTCGACACCAGTCGAAAAACAATCTGCGGCAAAAACAATCGCCCAAAAAGCAGTTGCAGCAGGTATTCCGGGCATTCAAGTTGACGGAATGGACCCGCTTGCAGTATATGTCGCAGTTCGTGACGCTCGCGAGCGTGCAATTAACGGCGGAGGACCAACATTGATTGAAACGCTTTGCTTCCGTTACGGTCCGCATACAATGGCAGGAGACGACCCAACACGCTATCGTTCGAAAGAGCTTGAAAACGAATGGGAGAAAAAAGATCCGCTCGTTCGCTTCCGCAAGTTTTTAGAAAACAAAGGATTATGGAGCGAAGAAGAAGAAAATCGCGTCATCGAACAAGCGAAAGAAGATATTAAAGAAGCGATTAAGAAAGCGGACGAAACACCAAAACAAAAAGTAACAGACTTAATGTCGATCATGTACGAAGAAATGCCAGCGTTCTTAAAAGAACAATACGAAATCTACAAAGAAAAGGAGTCGAAATAA
- the def gene encoding peptide deformylase encodes MITMKDIIKDGHPTLRKVAEEVPLPPSEEDRRILASLLEYVKMSQDPELAKAYGLRPGIGLAAPQINVSKRMIAVHVTDEKGTLHSYALFNPKIVSHSVEMCYLTSGEGCLSVDEAIPGYVPRYMRITVTGTTLEGETVKLRLKGLPAIVFQHEIDHLNGVMFYDHINKQNPYDVPAGAIPIER; translated from the coding sequence GTGATTACGATGAAAGATATTATTAAAGATGGGCATCCGACGTTACGAAAAGTAGCGGAAGAAGTTCCCCTTCCCCCTTCTGAAGAAGATCGCCGCATTTTAGCGAGTTTATTGGAATATGTAAAAATGAGCCAAGATCCTGAACTAGCGAAGGCATACGGGCTTCGTCCAGGCATTGGCTTAGCTGCCCCACAAATTAACGTTTCAAAACGGATGATTGCTGTGCATGTGACGGATGAAAAAGGAACGTTGCATAGCTATGCGTTATTTAATCCGAAAATTGTGAGCCATTCGGTTGAGATGTGCTATTTAACGAGCGGAGAAGGTTGTTTGTCTGTGGACGAAGCAATTCCGGGTTACGTGCCGCGCTATATGCGCATTACCGTCACCGGAACGACGCTTGAAGGCGAAACGGTGAAGCTGCGCTTAAAAGGGCTTCCAGCGATCGTGTTTCAACATGAAATCGACCATTTAAACGGCGTGATGTTTTATGACCATATTAATAAACAAAACCCTTACGACGTGCCAGCTGGCGCTATCCCGATTGAACGATAA